The Micrococcales bacterium region GCCGTTCTGCAGACGGATGCCGCCGTACAGGTAGTGAACGACCACCACGAGCAGCAGTGTCAGGAACAGCAACATGAAACCGAAGCCGGTGAGGTAGCGCAGGAACGGAAGTTTGAAGACGAAGAAGCCGACATCCATGCCGAACTGCGGGTCCTGGGTCCCGAACGATCCGCCGTTGCGGAACATCAGCCAGCGCCCCCACTCGGAGGTCGCCGACAGGCCCGCGAGCATGCCCAGGAAGCCGGCAATACCCAGCAGCAGCCACTTACGGATGGGTTCGATGCTCTGTCGATAGCCCTCCATGCTCGCCGAGAGCCGGGGGTCGTAGTCGGGACGGGTCCGGTAGGCCACCAGCATGCCCAGCCCCACCGCCACCGCCATGAGGAGCCCGAATCCCACGAACAGCACCGACCGGGTGCCGATGAGCGTGGTGAACACCCCGGCGAAGTCCACCGACCGGAACCAGAGCAGGTCGGTGTAGAACGCCGAGAAGATGAGGAACACCACCAGCAAGCCGGCCAGCACGGCAATCGTCATGGCCAGCACGCGGCCGCGCGGGCCACGGCTCGGGGCAGGTTTCGTGGCGGTGTCGAACGTCACGGGTCAACCCTACGCAACGATGGTGACATGCACCCGACTCCGGACCTCGAAATCGTGCTTCGGGACCTCGACCGCCACGTCTGCCATGACGGCTGGCGGCAGCCTCCGCGGCTGTTCGCACTGGTCGCCGATGCCGTTGGCGGCGTCTCCCTGGTGGAGCAGCCCTGGGACAGCACCGGGGAGGACGTCCTGGCCGATCTAGCCCTGATTTCATGGCCGGGTGACGTCGCAGGCGCCGCGATCAGCGTCCAGCGCGTCCTGGAACCCGATCACGACGTCCGGCTGACCGCGGCCGCGATGCGTGATCAGCGGGTGGCCACCGCCGTGCGTTACCGCAGCCACGACACCGACGCCGAGGTCGCCATCGGGCCCGGGCTCGCCCCGCGTCTCGAGCGGGCGCTGTGGGACACCCTGCAGGGGTGATCACGAGGTGGGGCACCGCGGTGCGGGGATCGTCCCGTCGAGCACCCCGCGGGCTTGTGCCAGCGTCCTCACCGGGACCACCGTCAATCCCTCCGGGGCCGACGAGAGGACCTCGTCGCAGTTGCCCGCCGGCGCCAGGAATATCGCAGCGCCCTGACTGGACGCAGCCGCCATCTTCTGGGCGATGCCGCCGATGGGCCCCACCTTGCCGGTGTCGTCCATCGTGCCGGTGCCGGCCACGAAGCGGCCGTCGAGCAACTGCCCAGGAGTGAGTTTGTCCACGATGCCGAGGGCGAACACCAGTCCGGCACTCGGTCCGCCCACATCGTCGAGATGGAAGTCCACTGTCACCGGTGAGTCCGCCAGGACCCCCAGGCTCAGCCCCAGGTAGCCCTTGCCGGGATCCTCCGGGTTGGCGATGGCGACCACGTCGACGCGGCGATCGCTACCGTCGCGACGCACGTCGAGTTCCACCGTCGCACCTGGACCCGCCTGTTGCACCACACGCGCCATCTGCCGCGGACCCGCCACGGACTGCCCGTCCACGCGAAGCACCACGTCGCCGTGCTCCAGCACACCCTCGGCCGGGGATCCGGGCAGCACGTCCATCACCCAGGGCCGCGTGGTCACCGGCTCTCCCACCTCCCGCAACGCGGCGATACGGGCCCGCTGCTGGGAGTCGTCGAACTGGTCCGCGCCAGCCTGCTTCACGGCATCACGCGAGGCGTCGGGTGGGTAGAGGATGTCGGTGGGCACCACTGCGACGGACGGGTCCAACCATCCCGTGAAGGCCTCGAACAACGTGAGGTGCCCGAACGGACCGCCCCGCTCGGACACCGTGGTCATGTCCAGTCGGCCGCCGGTGGGATAGGTCCGGGCCCCGTCGATCGCGATCACTGCCGTGCCATCGGTCTCGGCCAGCACGTCGAACATGGGGCCGGGCGCCATCCGGACGTAGGGAACCGAGACGACCTCCATGAGGCCGAGCAACGCCAGCCAGCACGCCAGCGCCAGGGCCACGACCCGTTTGCGCGGCGTATTCAGCCAACGCCTCACCGATCACCCCGCAGGACCTGCCCCAGCCGTCGCAGGTCCCGGTCCCGCGCCGTGCCGTCACGCGGGCGCAAGCGCCACCAGGCGACCACGGTGACCAGCACCACCGGGAGCCACCACCACAACACGGCCATGCGTTCAGGGTACGCACGCGCGGACCGCGGCGCCCGGGCCGCGTTCCACCGAGGGCGAAACCGGACGCTGACGCCGGGTGGGTGAGGATCGTCGTAGCCTGGAACCTCGGACGATACGAACAGGCGGCAGTGATGAGTGGCGATCAACCCTTCGGGTTCTCCCCCGACCCGGACGACCCGAAGACCCCCGGCTTCGACATGTCACAACTCGGGGCGATGCTGCAACAACTCGGGGCGATGCTGCAGAGCGGCCAGAACCAAGTGGCCGGACCGGTCGATTGGGACCTGGCCAAGAACCTGGCGCGCCAGACGATCAGCCAGAAGGGCGACCCGTCGGTCAACGACAACGACGTGCGCCGCATCGGCGAGGCCTTCGACCTCGCGCAGGTCTGGCTGGACGCGGCCACGACGTTCCCCGCCGGCACCGCGACTCCTGGGGTGTGGAGCCGCAGCGAATGGCTCGAGCACACCTGGCCCGCGTGGCAGCAGATCATCGAACCGATCGCCGAGGGCGTCCAGCAGACGCTGACGACCATGCCCGACCTCGGCCAGGTCAACCTGCAGGATCTGGGCATCCCGGGACTGCCGGAGAACCTCCCCGAGGGCATGCCCGACCTCAACCAGCTCGCCGGACCCTTGATGAACATGGCGAAGCGGATGGGTGCGGCGATGTTCGGCGCACAGGTGGGCAACGGTCTGGCCGTGCTGGCCGACGAGGTGCTCGGTGCCGCCGACGTCACGGTGCCACTCACCGGCGACGGACGGCCGGCGCTGGTCAGCGAGAACGTCAAGGCGTTCGGCGCCGACCTGGACGTGGAACTGGGAGACCTCTACCTCTACCTGGCTCTGCGCGAGGCCGCCCACCAGCGGCTCTACGCTCACGTGCCGTGGCTGCGCACCGCCGTCGAGACCGCCGTGCGTGCTTACGCCTCGGGTATCTCCGTGGACACCGAGAAGATCCAGGAGGCCCTGCGCGGGATCGACCCCAACGACCCGCAGGCGATGCAGGAGATCATGTCCTCCGGGGTCTTCGAACCCGCTGAGACCGAAGAGCAGAAGCAGGCGCTGTCCCGCCTGGAGACATTGCTCGCGCTGATCGAGGGATGGGTGCAGGACGTCGTGACGGCCGGCATCGACGGACGTATGCCGTCAGCCGAGCGACTGGGCGAGACCATGCGGCGGCGGCGCGCGTCGGGCGGTCCCGCGGAGAAGACCTTCGCCACCCTGATCGGCCTGGAACTGCGCCCCCGTGCTTTGCGGGAGGCCAGCGCGCTGTGGGCGACGTTGCGGGACCTGCGCGGTATCGACGGACGGGACGGCGTGTGGCGCCACCCGGACTTCATTCCCACCGCCGACGACCTGGCTGACCCGACCACGTGGTTGCGCGACACCGGCGAACTCGAAGGCTGAGGAATCTGCTGTCAACAGGCGGTGCATAACCGAACCGCCTGATCAGGCGGCGCGTCGGCGCGACACGATCGGAGCTGACTGTGCGCTTGTCCCCAGCTGTACACACCCTCATGGACAGGCCGTCCCCCGGTCATCCACAGGTCTGTCCACAACGGTGGACACATGGCCGCCGGATCGTCTGGACGGGCCTTTCCCGGCGCCCCTAACGTCAGTCGTGAACGAAGCCCCCGCGAGGGAGGCGAACCGGAGGGGAAGCCGGGACGCCGAACAACCGGGGGCTTCGCTCTGTCTTGGGGCTTCCCTCGATCTGTCCACCGCGTTGGAGAACGTGCACCGCGTTGGAGAATCCACACGTGGGTCCTCCAACCTCGTGGACGACCTCCAACCTCGCCGCAGCGCTGGTCCGCGTCGCTATCGCCCGTCGAACACCGGGTCGCGTCGTTCACGGGCGGCGCGCAGGCCCTCCTGGACGTCTGCGGTGGTCATCGTCACGGGCTGGGCCAGCGCCTCCCAGCGCACTGCCTCTGCCAGCGAGGAGGGCGGCGCCGGCGACAGACCCTGCTTGGTCAACCGCACGGCGATCGGGGCGTTGCCGGCGATCTGGGCCATCTCGACCAGCACGTCGTCGGTGGTCACCTGGCGCGTGGCGATGCCCGCGGCCAGCATCTGCGAGGCGTCGAGGCTGCGACCGGTGAGAAGCAGGTCGCGGGCCAGCGCTGGGCCGGCGGCCTGGGTGAGCAGGAAGGTGGTGCCCATACCGGCGTGCAGGCCGAGCCGCGTGAACGGGACCGAGAACCGCGCCGACTGCCCGACCCAGCGGATGTCACACGCGAGCGCGACGGCAGCACCGGCGCCGATGGCCGGGCCTTCGACGAACGCGACGGTGGGGACCGCCAGTTGCGCGATCGACAGCCAGTCGGCGTAGAAGGCACTCATGCGCCGACTCAGCACCTCGACCCCGTCGGCACCGCCCTCGGCCAGCCAACCGAGATCCCCGCCGGCACAGAAGGCACCGCCCTCCCCGCGGACCAGCACCGCCCGCAACCCGGGCTGTTCCCGCAACTGCGCCATGGCCCCGGCCCAGGCGCGGGTCATGGCACCTGACATCGCGTTGCGTTGGGCCGGATTGGCCAGCACCACCTCGGCGATACCCGACTCGTGCAGGCACACGACCAGGTGATCGGCGTCTGCGGTGAGCGACGAAAGGGGTGGGGTGAGTGTCATAGGCGCACCCTATGCCCGTAGCATTTCGGCGAAGGAACGTTCAGCCTCGCGCACATGTGGGGCGAGAGGGAGTGGAACATGGCTGAGACCTACGAAGGCGAAGGCTACTGCGTCAAGTGCAAGACCAAGCGGCCGCTCAACGGCGAGGTGCACGAGACCAACGGCCGGCGTATCGCCAAGGGCAAGTGCCCCGAATGCGGCACCACGGTGACCCGAATTCTGGGCAAGGCGAACTAGATCGCCGAGGACGGCGGGCTCCGGTGACATCACCGGGGCCCGCCGTTCGTCACGTCCGGCCGTTGGCAGCCGCAGCGGGGATGGATCTGCCACACCCGCCATGCCGGACCCGGGCGCTCCGGGTCGAAGATCATCTCCAGGCCCACGGTCTGCTCTGCAGTGGCGATGTGGGCGATCGCGCCGGCGGCCAGCGCCAGTTGCGCCGGCTCGTGCCACACCGGCACGCTGCCGGCCTGGGCCGCGATGCTCCACCACGACGTGTCGGCATCGGCCCACGTCAGGTCGACGCAGCGAGGGCACGGACCGCGCCCCTCGTCGATGACCGGACCCACATGAACCGCACGAGCCCCGAACCAGACTGGAACCAGCCGGCTGCAGCCGCCCGGCGCCGTGAGCAAGGAGGGCAACTGACCCTGCGGGAAGACCGTGACGTGTGCGCCGGCAACGACCTGCACCCCGGCTTGCCGCAATGCGGCTCGCAGAGGTTCGTCGATCAGCCCGGTGCAGTGCAGCGCCACCTGTACGGCCGATGGGGGCTCGAGTAATCCGACCCGCCGCAGGTCGGCCAGGATCTGCTCCGCCCGGTCCACCGGGACTCCACAGTCCACTGCTGCTGCCAGTGCCCGCGACCGGTCACGCGACGAGTGCAGCATGGTCAGCCATTGGGGCAGTTGGGCCGGTGCGTGCTCCACCTGCAGGCTGTGCGCCCCCCACCCGATCTGAAGCGTCCGGTCGTCGCGCCAGGCCAGGACGGGATTGCCGATGAGCCGAAGAGCCATACCCTGATGCTCCCCCGCACCGCCTGTGGATCGCTGCCACGATCCACAGCCCGGATGTGCTAACGGCCATGCCATTGGTGCCTTCCGTCAAGCCATAGCAGAATCGGGGCATGGCCGACGACAGCACTCCGATCCCGAAACGCGCTGTCGCCCGCACCGCCCGAATGGCCAGCCTGCCGCTGGGTTATGCCGGCCGCACTGCGCTGGGCCTGGGCAAGCGCATCGGGGGCAAGCCCGCTGAGGTCGTGGCCACCGAGATCCAGATGCGCACCGCAGAGCAGATGTTCAAGGTGCTCGGCGAGCTCAAGGGCGGCGCCATGAAGTTCGGGCAGGCCCTCAGCGTGTTCGAGGCGGCACTGCCGGAGGAGATGGCCGGGCCGTATCGCGCCACTCTGACGCGCCTGCAGGACGCGGCACCGCCGATGCCCGCACAGACCGTGCACGACGTGCTGGCCGACCAGTTGGGTGCGGACTGGCGCGAGCGGTTCGCGCAGTTCGACGACGACCCGGCGGCCGCCGCGTCCATCGGGCAGGTGCACCGCGCTGTGTACCGGGACGGGCGCACCGTGGCGGTCAAGGTCCAGTACCCCGGCGCCGCCAAGGCCCTCATGAGCGACCTCAATCAGGTGGCCCGCATGGGGCGCATGTTCGGCGGCATGGTCCCCGGCATGGACATCAAGCCGCTCATCGAGGAACTGCGGGCCAGGGTCTCCGAAGAGCTCGACTACCTGCGGGAGTCGCAGTCCCAGCGCGCGTTCGCCGTGGCGTTCGAGGGCGACCCCGAGTTCCGGGTGCCGCATGTGCTTGCCGCCGCACCGATGGTCCTGGTCAGCGAGTGGGTGGACGGGGTTGGGTTGGCTCACATCATCGCCGACGGCACCCAGGAGCAGCGTGATCGCAGCGGGACGCTCTACCAGCGATTCCTGTTGTCCGGGCCGCAGCGCGCGGGCCTGCTGCACGCGGACCCGCATCCCGGCAACTACCGGTACACCGACGACGGCAGACTCGCAGTGCTGGACTTCGGAGCGGTCGCGCACCTTCCCGACGGCCTGCCGCCCGCCTTGGGGCGCCTGCTGCGCATCGCGATGATGGACGACGCAGATGGGGTCCTGGAGGGCCTGCGGGAGGAGGGTTTCGTCAAGAGTTCCGTGACATTGGAAGCCCAGGCATTGCTGGACTACCTCATGCCACTGGTCGAACCGGCACGCTACGAGACCTTCAGTTACTCCCGGGAATGGCTGCGGGGGGAGTTCATGCGGTTGAAGGATCCCCGCAGCGAGGAATTCACCGTCGGCTTCAAACTCAATCTGCCTCCCAACTACCTCCTGATCCACCGGGTCTGGCTCGGATGTGTGGGGGTGCTGTGCCAACTCGGTGCGAACGTCCCCACCCGCGCTGAGATCGAGCGCTGGGTACCGGGTTTCGCCGCAGACTGAGCCGGAACGTCACCCGGCACCTCACGCGGACGCCAGGACCTCGTCGATCCGACGGACCATCTGCTGCTGCTGCCGGGCCTGGATGGCCGCCGCGTCCTTCGGTGGCCGGCCGTTGCGCTTGGGCGCCGGCACCGGCATCCCGCCGCGGAACAGTTCACCACCCCACACCCCGCAGGTCTCGCCGCGCTCGAGCGCTCCGACGAGGCACTCCCTGCGCAGCGGGCAGCCAAGGCACAACCGACGGGCGCGCTCGATGTCGGCGGGCACGTCGGAGAACCACAGGTCAGCGGGACCAGTCACGCATGGCATCGGGACAGCCATCTCTCTCACCTCCATCTGGACAAACAAAAAGGCCGCGGTTCGCGCCGCGGCCTGAGGGTCTTACGACCTGTGCTACCCGGGACGCACCGCACAGTCGGCAGCGGCGAAGGCTGCCACGGTGAACGTGGTGGTGGTCATCGCCGGACTCCCTTCCTTGCGGTGCGTACCCGGCAAGGTTACGCCTGACCGCCGGGATCGGCAACGGGGTTTCCGGCAACGATGGCCAGCAGTTCATCGGCGTGTGCAGCGACCACGCTGCGCTGGATGCCGCGCACCCCCGCCAACTCCTTGGCGTCCGACGGCCGGGCGCGGGCGATACCGATCAGCACCGCGTCCGTAGCCACCAGGAACGCGGGCACGGCCTTCCCGGTCTCGCGACGGCGTTGCTCCACCACGGCGGTCCGCCACCCGCGCAACTGCTCGACGAGGTCCATCGACACCTCTGCCGGACAGGTCCGGCACGTGCCCAGGGCACGCTCGACCCCGCTGCTCAGACGCTTGCCGCACACGCGGCAGCCCTGCGCCTTCGCCGCCGTCCGCGCGCGAGGGGCGACGACCCGCTTGCCGGCGGGCAGGAAGCGGGAAGGCTCCCGCTGGTCGCGGCGGGAGCCACTGCGGGCGTACGACAGTTCCACTGCGTCGCGGGCACGGGTCACCCCAACGTAGAACAGTCGCCGCTCCTCCTCCAGGTCGACGAACTCCCCCTGGTAGCGCAGCGGCAGGCCCCCCTCGTACAGGCCGGGCATGAACACCACATCCCACTCGAGCCCCTTTGCCGAATGCAGCGACGACAACGTCACCGCCTGCGCGACCGGCGCGTCGTCGTTCAGCGCGCGATCGTCCAGGTCGGCCACGAGGCTTTCCAGGGACTCGTGCGAGCGGCCCAGGGCCACGAGGGCGGCCAGTGACTCCCACTCCTCGCGCTGGCGCTGCCCCAGCGGAGGGGTGGGCGCGTATCCGACCGGTTCGAGGGCCGCAGCCACTCGGTCCGCGACGTCACCCTCCCCGGGCTGCTTGGCCGCCACCCGCAGCAGGGACACCGCCCGCTTGACCTCCGGGCGCTGCATGAAGCGTGCCGTGCCCCGCACCGTGTAAGGAATCCCCGCGGCCTGCAGTTCCCGCTCGAAACGCGCTGTGGCTGAGTTGATGCGCACCAGGATCGCGATCTGCTCGGCCGGCACATCCTTGAGCAGCCCGCGGATACGGTCGACCACCGCCACCGCCTCGTCGAGTTCGGTGTCGAAGACGCTGGTGCGGACCGACCCCGCCGTGTCCCGCTGCGAGGCCAGCGTCAGCCGCCCGCGGGCATCACCCTGCGCGAGCACGGTGTTGGCCAGATCGATGATCGACCGGGCACAGCGATACGAGCGGGTCAAGCGCAGCGTCAGCGCCTCAGGCCACCGCGCACCGAAGCCCAGCAGGTAGTCGCTGCGCGCGCCGGCGAACGAGTAGATCGTCTGCGAGGGGTCGCCGACCACGCACAGCTCGTCGCGGTCACCGAGCCATCCCTCGATCACCTGCTGCTGCAACGGCGAGACGTCCTGATACTCGTCCACGGTGACCCACCGGCACCACTGCCGGACCTGCTCGGCGACGGTGAGGTTCTCCCGGATCAGCCCGGCGTTGAGCAGCAGGATGTCCTCGAAGTCCACCACCCCGGCCGCATTCTTGACGTCCTCGTACTCCTGGTACACCTCGCCGAGCCGCTCCCCGAGCACTCCGTCGGAGGGTGCCTGTTCGGGCGCCAGACCCATGGCCTTCGCCCGCTCGATCTCGCCGGTCACATCGCGTCGTCCGGAGTCGTCGAGCCGGATCCCGCGGTTGGCCAGCGCCGTGATCACCAGCGGGATCTTTGACGACTGCACGCGCGGCACGGACCCCCCGACCGTGCGCGGCCACATCCACTGCAACTGGCGCAGCGCCTCGGAGTGCACCGTGCGCACCCGGACCGCGTCGACCTCCATCTGCCGCAGTCGCCGGCCGAACTCCCCCGCCGCCCGGGTGGTGAACGTCACCACCAGAGTGCGCCGTGGATCCATGGCGCCGGTCTCCACGCCGTAAGCGACTCGGTGGGTCAGCGCCCGGGTCTTGCCCGTGCCGGCCCCCGCGAGGACGACGACCGGACCGGACACCGCCTGGGCGACGGCACGCTGCTCCGGGTCGAGTGGGGCCAGGATGTCTTCGGGCTGCACGGTTCCGATCCTCACACCCCGGTGCGACACCGCGTCGGCAGCCCTGTGGATCGCGTGGGTCAGCGGCGCCAGGTGTGCGGGATCGGCGCGCCGTACCAGTCGGCGATGAGTTGATGGGCGACGGAGATCCGGGGCGGGATGCGCACCGTGCCCTCCTCGGCGGCGGCCCGGAACGCCTCGCGGCTGAACCACGCCGTCTGCGTGATCTCCACGCCATCGGGCTGCGAGTCCTGCGCGTGGGTGTGTGCCGTGAACGCGATCATGATCGAATTCGGGAAGGGCCACGGCTGGCTCGCCCGGTACGACACCCGGTCGACGGGCACGCGCACGCCGGCCTCCTCGAATACCTCCCGCACCACCGCCTGTTCGAACGTCTCCCCGGGCTCCACGAACCCGGCCAGCGTCGAGTACCAGCCGGGCGGCCACTCGGCCCGACGGCCCAGCAGCGCCCGGTCCTCGTCGTCGACGACCAGCGTGATGACCGCGGGGTCGGTGCGTGGGAAGTGCTCGGAGCCGTCTCGCGGGCAGCGCCGGACCCACCCCGCCCGGATCACCTGCGTGGGCTCGCCGCAGCGGGAGCAGACCGGGTGGGAGGCGTGCCAGTTGTCCAGCGCGACGGCCGTCAGCGCGGCCGACAACCCGGTGTCGTCGAGCCCATCGGCGAGCGACCGGATCTCCTGCGTGGAGTCGGTGCGGGTGCGCAGCGCGAACCACGGAACCCGGTCCACCGTACCCAGCAGGATCGCGTCGGCGGGGTCCGCCGACACCTGCGCGTCCATGTCGACGTGACCCTTGTAGACCGCCACCAGGCGGCGCTGCGGGTCCTCCCAGAGCTCGCGCACCCGGCCGGGATCACTGCGTGCCGCCTCATCGCGCTCGAAACGATCGGGTTCCGCGGTGGGCCACACCAGGCAACGGTAACCCCTGTGTCAGGATGGGCGGGCATGGGCGACTTCATCCGACAACTCACCGGCGTACGCTTCGTCGCGGCCGCGTGGGTGATGCTCTACCACTTCCAGCCGGCGCTGGCTGCCAGCGGCGTGCTGGTACCCGTCCTGCACGAATTCCTGCGTCTCGGGTCGGTCGGCGTGGATCTCTTCTTCGCCCTCTCCGGGTTCATCCTCACCCACACGTACCTGACCCGGCTGGGTCCCAGGATCAGTTGGTCGGGCAGCCTCAACTTCTGGTGGTTGCGGCTGGCCCGTATCTACCCGGTGTACTTCGTGATGCTGAATGTGGCCGGGCTGGCGGCGCTCGCGCAGGGGGTCGTGACCGGCGAGGGCCGGCGGGACTGGATGACTGTGCCGTCCTACCTCAGCCAGGTGCTGATGATCCAGGAGTGGGGGCCCAACCCGCAGCGGGGCTGGAACTTCCCGGCGTGGTCGCTGTCCATGGAGTGGCTGGCCTACCTGTTCTTCCCGCTGCTGGTGTTGCTCCTGTGGCGCCTGCGCGACCGCTTGGGTCCGGCGGCGCTGGCCGGTCTGGCGTTCCTGAGCCTCACCCCGCTGCTGTACATCGGCCTGACCCGGGACTACGACCCCTTCCTCACGCAGAACTGGGCCAGCACGGTCCGCATCGCCACGGAGTTCACCGCCGGCAGCATGACGTACCTGGCGGTGCGCAAGTGGCAGAACAGCGCCCGCGCTGGACAGATGGCCGCCGTCCTCGCGTGGGTCATCCCCGTCGTCATCGTGGTCATCGCCGTGGTGATGGGCAACATGTCGGGACTGCAGTGGCCGGGCCTGCCCGACGAGGCGCCCCGGGGCTACGTGATCATCATCCCGCTGCTCGTACTGTGGCTGGGCAGCCTCGCCCTGAGCGATGGCGCCCCGTCGCGATTCCTCAGCACGCACAAACTGGTCGTCGGCGGCTTCATCTCCTACTCGCTGTACCTCATCCACATCGTCTGGTTCGGACTGTGGCGCGCGGGCATGCAGTTCGTGGGCATCGAGGGCGGTCCGCTGTACCTGCTCAGCACGCTGTTCCTGATCGTCTCGACGGTGGGCCTGGCCTACTTCATGTGGCGACTCGTCGAGGAGCCGGCCCGCGAATGGATGCGCAGCAAGGTGGGGGTGCGCAAGGTCCCCACCGAGGAAGCCGGGGAGCAGACGCGCTAGCCCCATGAGCACCCTTCGCGTCGGCAGTTACAACATCCTGCACGGCATGCGCGTGCTCGGCGGTGCACGCGAGGGCGACACCGATGCGTTGCGAGCTGCCGTCGCTGCACTGGATGTCGACGTGCTCGGCATGCAGGAGGTCGATGCCGCGCAGCCCCGTAGCGCGATGGCGGACCAGACCGCCGTCGCCGCCGACACCCTGGGGGCCGCTCATTGGCGCTTCGTGCCGACCGTCGTCGGCACTCCGGGCCCGGCTGCGGACTTCCGGGCGAGCACCGCCGACGACGTGGCAGCGGCTGCGCGCGGACAGTTCACCGCACCGCTGTACGGCGTCGGGCTCGTGAGCCGGATCCCGGTGCGCGAGTGGCGGCATGATCATGCCTCCGGCGCCCATGACACTCCCGCTGCTCGTCCCCGGGAACCCGCGCCCGCGCATCCTGCGGGTCCCGGACGAACCCCGGGCGGCGGTGGCTGTGGTCCTGGACCTGCCCACCCCCGTGACCGTTGCCACCGTTCACCTGTCCTTCGTGCCGGTGGCCAACATCCGGCAACTGCGCCGGGTGCGCGACTGGCTGGCGACCATGCCCCGGCCCATGGTCCTGCTCGGGGACTTCAACATGCCCGGGCGCATCCCGGCAAGGGTGACCCGCTGGCACCAGGTCGAACTCGGCCCGACATACCCGGTCTTCCGGCCACGGGTCCGCTTCGACCACATCCTGACCGACGGCTTGCGTGCCACCCGCGCGGACGTTCACCCGCTGCCGGTGTCCGATCACTGCGCGGTCACCGCAACGCTGTCGGTCTGAAGGTCGCGCAGGACCTCCGCGAGGGCGTCCTGGTCGAGCATCGGGGGGCGGACGACCTGACCGTCGCGTACGTACACGAAAGCCGTGCGCACCTGCTCCACCGGCACCCCTACCTGCTGGGCCCAGCCCAAACGGTAGATCGACAGCTGCAAGGGGTCGGCGGTCTGGTGCCGGTTGGTCTTCCAGTCCACCACCTCCCAGGTGCCGTCCGCGTGGCGATACACCGCGTCGATCACCGCGCGCACCACCATCCCGGACACCCGCAGGGCGATCTCG contains the following coding sequences:
- a CDS encoding acyltransferase, whose protein sequence is MGDFIRQLTGVRFVAAAWVMLYHFQPALAASGVLVPVLHEFLRLGSVGVDLFFALSGFILTHTYLTRLGPRISWSGSLNFWWLRLARIYPVYFVMLNVAGLAALAQGVVTGEGRRDWMTVPSYLSQVLMIQEWGPNPQRGWNFPAWSLSMEWLAYLFFPLLVLLLWRLRDRLGPAALAGLAFLSLTPLLYIGLTRDYDPFLTQNWASTVRIATEFTAGSMTYLAVRKWQNSARAGQMAAVLAWVIPVVIVVIAVVMGNMSGLQWPGLPDEAPRGYVIIIPLLVLWLGSLALSDGAPSRFLSTHKLVVGGFISYSLYLIHIVWFGLWRAGMQFVGIEGGPLYLLSTLFLIVSTVGLAYFMWRLVEEPAREWMRSKVGVRKVPTEEAGEQTR